The sequence ATGTAAATAAACATATCAAATAAAACAActataatcataaaataattgtgGTGGCTTCAGGCCTCTTTCATTTACATCAGTGGAAGAATGCTAGGTCCAAGTTGCTTCCAGTTGTAAAGGTTGTTCCAAGTATTGAGAAGTGGTTTAAGCCAGAACTAGGTTTTGTTAAGATGAATGTTGATGCTGCAATGTTCGCAAATTCTAATAAGGTTGGTGTTGGGCGTGTGCTGCGGGTTCATGAAGGTAATTTCCTCAGTGCCTTTGTGAATTCCTTTCCTGGAAACGTTGTTGTTCTTATAGCTGAAGCACTTGCATTGCGTGAAGCTCTTCAATGGCTTGTGGAACAAAGATATAATGATGTTATCCTTGAGTCAGACTCTCTTCTTGTTGTGCAGGCCTTTCATTGTCAGGATATTGATCTTTCTGTTTTTGGGTTTGACTATAGATGATTGTAAAATGTTAAGTTTGTCTATTAGCAATCTTAAAATTGCTCATGTTAAAAGACCTGCAAATCAGCTAGCTCATTTGTTGGCAAGAGAGCTTTTGATTTTTGGCCAGGTCTTACTAGGTGGGATGTTATCCACCCCGAGCTCTTGCTATCTGTTTTGAATTTTGAGATCTAATgaatttttccaaaaaatgaataattaaagaCAATGTAATtgcaataattaaaaaaataatcaaagacGATGTAATTGCAATGATTAATGTATATCATAAGACAAAGAATTGGAATATTACCTGTGTGTTGCTTTACAGAGAATCAGATAATGGAAGGGCAAAAtcgaaaagaaataaaaaagagaagataAGGAGAAGAGGCGCAAAAAAGATATTGGTTTAAATAGGATGAATCACCAAGTGTTGCAGACTCATcccaactttaatttttttttttttgttttacagGGCTTGaaatataatgaaattttaGATGTCTTAACTAATATTTCATtgaaacaaagaataaaccaTATAGTTGTTTAGTAACTTGATGGACTAAAAAGTGCAACTCTAAACACCTGGGGACTCAAGTGTATATTAGTGAAAACATTTCAGGTAAccaaaaattcaataaaatagcAGCATGCGAGTTGCAAGAAACGACATCGTGCGTTGCGTCAGTTGAGGACTCTCTCTATATTCTAGAGACAATAACAGGAGGATAACAAAGAGGAATGGAGGAAGCCAAAGGAGTGGTGAAGCACGTGTTGCTTGCAAAGTTCAAAGATGAAATCCCAACTCATGAGATCGACAAACTAATTAAGGGCTACGCCAATCTCGTCAATCTAATTCCACCCATGAAAGCTTTCCACTGGTAGTTCAAATCTGTCTCTCTTATTTTGTTAGACATTTTTTctgataatatataatatgcaaatttgacattttaatttatgatgtGACAACAGGGGCTCGGATGTGAGTATTGAGAACCTGCATCAGGGATTCACTCATGTGTTTGAATCTAGCTTTGAGAGTACTGAAGATATTGCCGAATATATATCTCATCCTGCTCATGTTGAATTTGCCAATTTATTCTTGCGTGCCGTAGACAAGGTCATTGTCATTGACTACAAGCCCACTATTGTTCACCTCTAGACTTTCTAGTTCTTGAGGTAAATAATTCATATCTGATTGTAGATATTTGCTATTTACttcattttatgtttttttttttcttattttagtgGTGTTGAACTTCCTGTCTTTGCACAAACAAACTCGTTTTGCTCAGAtttgtaatttcttatttactaTGCTTAAGGAGTCGTTAACAATCATTGGACTTTCTCTATGGAATCACTTTCTTGCCACTTGTTTGTTAGGCTTTGTTTTGTTCTACGTTCTGTTGTATCCCCACCAAAATAATGTGAGGAGAGCATTGCCGGCGATGCTAATATTcctaaatttttcttaaagaacTGGTTTGTATCATTGTTAGGTTTATATTTTCTCATGATTGTGcttcatattcttttatataaatttagagtTCCAAGTGTCGTCCATACAACAGCAAGGTAACAAccttaagaagaagaaatgctCTGGCATTTCTAAACTCTTACTAGCTCAAGCTTTCCCTTGCCATCACCTTCACCAGAACTTTCTACTTGCTGCTGTTCTACCTTCTTATATTTGTACCAAGATGCACATACCAAGTACAACCCAAAATTCAATATGCTCAATGCTGCCAATAACCAATAGAAGTAGTTCAATTTATCTCTATTCAAATTGTTATTAGCCAACCATCCACCGCTAACTTTGTTCACTATCTCCACCACCGCTGAGCTTATGAAGTATCCAATAGCTAAGGAACACCATGATATGGCTGTGCTCAATGATTTCATACCAGCTGAGCTCTCTGAGTATAAGAATTCTAGCAGTCCAATCAAAGTGAACATATCAGCTGCTCCAAAAATGGCATATTGGAACCCAAGCCAAAACACACTCATCGGCAAAGGCTCAGCAGAGTCAACCATGTTGTGTTTAATAGCTACAGATTTGCGGTGTGTTTCGACTACTCCCGAAACTGCCATGGAGATAGCTGACAGCACTAGCCCTACTCCAATGCGCTGAAGGTGCCGGACTCCAGTGGGAATTCCTGTGAGCCTTCGGGCTAGTGGAACAAAAATACGATCATATATGGGTATTAGAGCAAACATAAACAACAGAGGAATTACTGGAATTGAGGGGCCTGGTATGTGAAAGCCAAGCAAATTTGTGTCCATTGTTGTGCTCTGTTGTACTGTGAAAGTCTGGAGCTGAGCTAGACATGTATTCATGAAAACTGTACTAAGTATGATTGGAAGCATGCGAAGAagaatttttgtttcttcaaCTTGTGTAACTGTGCATAGTGATGCACCATGGTCTGTCCTTACAATTGCTGCCCTGTCCAAAAACCTGAAATTGGAAATTTAGCAATGCATGTGTCTTTGTAATCAATTGAGACCTTGCTAATTGTGACAACCACTTTCTGTAAACATTACAGTTACCTGAATTgattagtcctttttaggatTTCATCTTGCTTCCCTGTTTCTTTGTCATGAATTTCATGTAGTTCATCTGTCATCTCTGGGATTGGAAGGTTTCGATTTCTTACAGCAACCACAAGTACCTGTAATTATGAACAAAAAGCACCGGAAAGAATTCAACCTTGATGGGAAGAGACGGATGCAGACATGTAAGTTTTCTGTGTAGTAGGTACCTGTGCAATCCGAAGGAAGGGGCTTCCTTTGGGTTTATTATTTCGATACAAGGACTTCCCCATGCACAAGAAGATTATAGCAAATAAAACTGCTATTGTACACACACCAAATGACAGATCCCAACCTTGGTTGGTACTTATCCATACAAGAAAAGTGACTCCAAATATACCTCCAATTGTAAGGCTAAACAAGAACCAGTTGAAAAAGCTAGACAACTGAGCTGCTTCCTTTGGGTCATTTTCATCGAATTGGTCAGCTCCCATGGATGGCAAAGAAGATTTGACCCCACTTGTACCAAGTGCAATAAGGTAGACACCAATGTAAAGAATTGCCTCTTGGCTACTAGTTGCAGCATCGCATTGATTCGTCTGGTCTGGTGCAACACCTTTGCAAGGCACCGGCCTTAGCTGGTGGAAGTGTGCTTGAACTGTTAGGAGGCCATATCCCTGGAAATATTGGATCAAATAGGTCCTCATGGTTAGATTCTAAGAGCTAGATCAGAAGTGTTATATTTTGACAGTGAATATCAATATGTAGAACCTAGAATTTACTAATTGAGTCGATGTACTCGGGATAATAATGGTACTTTATTAATAGTCTCTTATCAATTAACGGATTCGTTTAATTTGCAAATTGTAATTAGTTGTCtttacaaattttgaatggcAGGCGATGCGTATGGTATTAGGCACTttccttaaaaaaatatgtgcatgataatgatataaaaatatgatgtaAGGGTCTCCTTGTATAATTTTGGACTactcttttatataattagttgagcatatatatatttgttataaaCTATAAAGAGATGAAGGTGagaatttgttaatttattcgTATCCAACTAACAGAAAAAGACACCTATCCTTAACTTATCTTGTACGTGGTGGGTCTGACATGCaggaattatatatatatgtatgcaCAGCCTTGTGATTGCTCATATATTATCAACCgtattaatatgctcattcATCAATAGTTCAAGCGTATTGGCAAATATCCAACTCATTGAAATTTAGGGTGGAAGTACTTGTCATTAAGATAATAAAACGTCAGCCATATGAATGGGTAGTTTGACATAAATCATGGTTAACAAATTGCCTTCTCTTGCTCGTACTCTATGGCAATGACAAAGAAATTCAGGCATGAATCTGAACATTTAACCTGAGAACAGATACCCATTTTACTTTcactaaattaatattgaagGGTAGATTCCATACTTATCCTCCACCCTCAATGCCTTACATGTGTATTTTATTAGGGAATCTCGGATTGAGTTTGGGATGATATATATAACTATATACAACATATTTGTTTAGATAGATTCAGTTACATTtgtagataaaattaattgtacagtaataataatattattgtgtTTGTCTTTTTacttgataaataattatcctGTAAGGCTTCCAAAAAAGTGACATCCCACCCACAAATTAACAAAACATGGTGCCTTGTCAAGGCATTAAGTAGCATAATTGGAAAATACGCAAGAATataaagcaagaaaaagaaaacataccAATAATTCAATGCATCCAAATAAGACAGCAGTCTTGAATCTTGACAAGTAGGTGTCTGAGATGAAGCCTCCAAATAGAGCgagtaaaaatgaaaaacccATGAAGTTTGTAAGCGAAGTGGCAGATTTCGTTAAGCTGAAGTTCATATATCCATAGAAATAAGTCACGAGGCTCAAAGCATTGGATACAAATGCCATGTTCTCCAGCCCTTCCATAGCTGCACAAGTTCATCAAAGCCAACCTTAACTACGATCACACCAATCCagattgaaataaattatttggcTCAGTGGTAATAAATGAAGTCGCATTTAGAGCTGAATACATTCTGATTTCTGCCAGAGtccaaattgtaataataattaataaaacttaatgAGTTTTAACTTAATGGTACTGAAGTCATCTCTAAAACTGAAAAGATtgtagttattttctaaaataatagagcacttttaaattttaactaaagaaatgtaaataaatatataatatatagagTAGAGAAATATACTTGCCATATACAAAAAGCGCAGCTCTATTTCCACCTAGCTTTCTTTGTTGCTGAGGTCCAGTTTTAACATCTCTGCAGATGCCCTGAAGAGTATATCAAACATaaacttattagttaaaagGATGCAAGACATGCTTGAGTACTTAAGActacaaagaaaaagagtgcACCATTTTCCTTAGAGCTCTAAGTCTTTCTTCTATTACCAAACAAAATAGGGagaagaagatcttttgtttctttaacaAGGAAACCTCAGACCTGCgaccaaatatatatatatacaaactGGTAACAAAAGCTGAAAGGAATCAAATGGCATCTAATTGTTTCAAAGACTTCTAGGGTCGGTTTTGTTTGTTATTAGACAGACTTGACTTCTCTCTCCCTTCTTCACTAGacatactataaaattataatatagttGACGACTTATTATAgatattatatagttttaattaaaGGATGAAAGCTGGATGTTTTAAATGATCGGTCCAATTGATTGGTTTGTGCATATATGTAAGGTGACAGACTGCTTTCGTAGGCTGACTAGCTAACAAGTTAGCaaagttaattattaaaaatccaCCTTCATTATTTGATTCATTGAGACAtaatattatgatatttattgCCAAGGAAATTATTATAATCCAACTATCATTTAGAGAGATTACTATGTATCTATGGACATACTCTTATAATTAAGTGGAGACACATGTTTCACGTAACTACTAAAATAACAATGCAGGTTTAACCATTAATTTCGCTAAACATTTTCAGTTAGATGATAATGCAGCTTACTATTTGACCACTTTCTTTGTAGTGATCGTTAACTAAtaagaaaagtaattatagattttggaagttttaatattaatattgattgAAATTGAATTGCTCGGATctcttaaatattttgtttatattataagaagaagatttttaattaaccaTCCTTGAATTCTAATCCATCTCCCCTTTAATATAATCTCGCTTGCAAATTACGCTTAACTGATATATAAACACATTAAAAAACCTcttaacataataataataataatatctcaTCCATCTACCATCCGCCCCAATATGATAATTATACTTGCCCATTATTTTACTTAGTTATATAGACATTATTTGTTAGTAACACATTCATACGtctatagttttatttatttattttgtgtgttttgagCACATGGCCCTTCCACAAATTAATCAAGTTGAATCAACGAACCAGGACCTCATACACAGAcattattgaatttatataaatatctataGTTGCAAAGATCAAATGGCGGTTGTGATGATCCCTTGAACTACCAACATTCATTTATAAGTGTGTATATAATCAAGGTTCGAACCTACCCTATGTTGAACAGATTCAACCATAGAAATTCAgcatcaataaaatatatttcatgaCAGCtgcaacaaattaaaaaaaaaatggttaTGAGTAATGGGCTTCATGTATTCTAGCATTTGCATTTTGGTTCTCTACCAATTCcttataattcatatatttcaaCGTCTAA is a genomic window of Ricinus communis isolate WT05 ecotype wild-type chromosome 2, ASM1957865v1, whole genome shotgun sequence containing:
- the LOC8260882 gene encoding stress-response A/B barrel domain-containing protein HS1, translated to MEEAKGVVKHVLLAKFKDEIPTHEIDKLIKGYANLVNLIPPMKAFHWGSDVSIENLHQGFTHVFESSFESTEDIAEYISHPAHVEFANLFLRAVDKVIVIDYKPTIVHL
- the LOC8260881 gene encoding protein NRT1/ PTR FAMILY 4.5; its protein translation is MGICRDVKTGPQQQRKLGGNRAALFVYAMEGLENMAFVSNALSLVTYFYGYMNFSLTKSATSLTNFMGFSFLLALFGGFISDTYLSRFKTAVLFGCIELLGYGLLTVQAHFHQLRPVPCKGVAPDQTNQCDAATSSQEAILYIGVYLIALGTSGVKSSLPSMGADQFDENDPKEAAQLSSFFNWFLFSLTIGGIFGVTFLVWISTNQGWDLSFGVCTIAVLFAIIFLCMGKSLYRNNKPKGSPFLRIAQVLVVAVRNRNLPIPEMTDELHEIHDKETGKQDEILKRTNQFRFLDRAAIVRTDHGASLCTVTQVEETKILLRMLPIILSTVFMNTCLAQLQTFTVQQSTTMDTNLLGFHIPGPSIPVIPLLFMFALIPIYDRIFVPLARRLTGIPTGVRHLQRIGVGLVLSAISMAVSGVVETHRKSVAIKHNMVDSAEPLPMSVFWLGFQYAIFGAADMFTLIGLLEFLYSESSAGMKSLSTAISWCSLAIGYFISSAVVEIVNKVSGGWLANNNLNRDKLNYFYWLLAALSILNFGLYLVCASWYKYKKVEQQQVESSGEGDGKGKLELVRV